The Trichomycterus rosablanca isolate fTriRos1 chromosome 6, fTriRos1.hap1, whole genome shotgun sequence DNA segment GTCTATATTAGTAGATCTAAATGCGTTGGCGTTTTTCAACAcgacttcagtcacaaaaaatgtaaaataagctCATCTTCAGTGTGACAGTACTGGTGTCTATTAGGActgctgcttccagtaaaacttcatccacaatataagcagcaatatggtttgtcttcttatgtgaatgcacCGGTGTGGTGTGCTTAAAAGGATAtttcactaaagttcttttcaCACAGTGAGCAGTGATGCGGTCTCTCTCCTGcatgaacacgctggtgttttttctaATTACTATTAACACCAAAGCTCaccactctgagcagtgatgtcTTTTATATCTGTGCTGTTGTACTTTAAAGACGATTCTTTCACACAACAAACAGCCATACAActtttctcctgtgtgaatgcgctggtgttgttggagaacaaAATGCACAATAGAATACTTCCCACACTTTTAACAGTGGTGTAGTTTTTCTGTGTGAATtcgctgatgccgtttgagattACATTCCTGAGCAAAagtcttcccacactctgagcagtgatacggcttttcacctgtgtgaatgcgctggtgtattttaagggcactactgtgagcaaaactcttcccacactctaagcagtaaTACAGCTTCTCTCCTCGGTGattacgctggtgttgttggagatgaCTCTGTCGAGCGAAAGACTTCCCACagtctgagcagtgatatggcttctctcctgtgtgaacacgctggtgtattttaaaggCAGTACCATGAGCAAAAATCTTCCCACagtctgagcagtaatatggtttctctcctgtgtgaatgcgctggtgttgttggaggaTACTCTGtcgagcaaaactctttccacagtctgaacagtcATACGGCTTCTCAcccgtgtgaatgcgctggtgttgtcgGAGGATACTctgttgagtaaaactcttcccacactctgagcagtgatacggcttctctcttgtgtgaatacgctggtgtagtTTAAGGGCAAAACTGTGAGCAAACCTCCTCCCACACTCGGAGCAGTAAAacagcttctctcctgtgtgaatgcgctggtgtactttaagggcactactgtaagcaaaactcttcccacattctaaacagtgatatggcttcttccctgtgtgaatacgctggtgtgtTTTAAGGGTACTActttgagcaaaactctttccacactctgagcagttatacggcttctctcctgtgtgaatgcgctggtgtcgtttgagattactctgcttaataaaattctttccacactctgagcagtgatgagatttattcatgtttatgctttgatacgactgtagaaactgaaacacaaagacaaagaaaaaagtaaatacatttgtgttactattagcattattaCAGGAATACTATCATAATATTCAACTCAACACCTAATAGGAAAACATTCAATTCACTTCACGTTTAAGTCAGAAGctgaatttaaaaaacatcaggataaaatatttATGAAATCTGCAGATATAAATAACCTTAGATCTGACTTTCTGCATCGAGCGCACCAATTCATTaaaggactaataattagctcacaggtgtaaatctttggtgtttAAATTTATTAACCTAATAATACtgaataacataataaaataaacaaacaacaaatgcaacataaatgtaaaagaaacaaattatttaaaaaatctttaccttcctgttagaatcctggcagccacttcagtcgagctggtgtctccagcaggtcgtttctaatgaagaatgagcagaagatccttcttaccaagtgacttaGTGAGTCTAGAGTTtggtccttaaatagagctgaggacaaagacccaagaacTGTTTGAATGACTGaagcactttctacattctgagcagtgatacgagctCACTGAGGAAACATAAAGATGAATAAAGGAAGGAAACTAAACATGAAACCTTTTAAAGAGCTTTAGCTTCTGTTAAAACGACTAAAAGTAAACggactgtacttgtactcggtgtGTTTACCTCACCACAATCACCTCACTCCTCCAGCAGCGACTCAAACTTCTTCTTCCTTTGTGTGTATTGGCGGTTGGTTTACCAGCTTAAAGGTGCATTACCGCCACTTACTGTTCTGGGTTTGGAACAGGAGATTATACAGAAGGaaggacaaaaataaataaattaaatatatactgtatatatactacattgtttctgttttttacGCTAGACCTGTTTCTGtgaaactcaaaagaagctttattggcatgacaaaataggacattcgtattgccaaagctcagttacataataaaataataaaaataataatgaaataataaaaataacaataagaacaaatatatacaaaacagttacaacagttattctattttattctataaaatagaacaaaatattaataaaaacagcacaaataatagcattaaaaattataatatttacagtaatgaggtaataacgatcagttttgtgtgtgtgtgtgtgtgtgtgtgtgagagagagagacatggtcacccactgtccctcacctggtgacaggtgtgtgtgtatagagtgctgctagtgtgcagctctctctgtaggtggggcagttcgtcggggtctgggagggagttgGGAGTTGGGAAGTTGGGAATGATGTTACGAAATTTGGGgtagaattgggagcggacgtggtggtacttggtacaccgggtgaggaagttcagctccgtctctactgtactgagagcgcagtgctggcacagcctctcctcccggggcagccaggaccgggtgtgtcgtcccgtctccacggccaggtcgtgtgcgctcagtctgtacctcgtcagggtgtttcttaatttagggtcggatactgtgctcagataatcagCTGCACTGtggtgtctgtttagggccaaataacaacaaataataagaaataactgcattttactctgagtttagtttcagtttcccgagtttttgtgtaatttggtttattctaattgggtttgcagatttctcctgttcctgagtctctattgtgttagtgtgtgctagTAGTGTATCAGTCTGTCTTAGTaatgtgtctgtttgtgttagtggtgtatcggtgcagtgactcaggaccagttggatgcgGAGACTGGtatctttgctcagctcttggtgtttcagggctttataatgataggactgggggtcgctctcttttagatggttccagaaattgattgctcttctctgtatgttgataataagtggaaatcggcctaattctgccctgcacacattgttcgttgtgtgtctgtgcacctttaggatgcttttacagaactctgtgtgcagtgtctctaatggatgtttgtcccaattgtggaattgatggtgtgtaagcaaaccccaaacttcactgccatatagagcaatcggttcatatattgattcaaaaattttgaGCCAGATTCGAATTAGaatttctctcagttcatttactgctgggttaaagtttcctgtttagtccgaggtaagtataatctttagtgtgctcaatttcatgatTTCCTAATTTAAATTATCTTTAAATCTTTCCCTAAGAGTTCTGACAATGAAAGATCATTGTGTTTTGCCCTCTGTACAGATTAAAACAGTTGTGTTCTATAGGTACTATATTGCTTACAATTGAGGAGTATACAGTATGTTCTTCTGTTTTGGGTTCTTTACAATAACTACATATTCCGGATGGGTGTTTGCCTATTTTCCATAAAATATAGTTAAGTCCTGTGTGACCTATTCTTAGACGTGTGATGATGTTTTCTTCTCTCCTTCTAGAACCTGCCATCCTCCCAGCTCCAACATGTCTTTGAATATTGTACAGATGTCTTCCAGTTTCAACAAAATCCCAGTGCTCCTGCCATATTGCATGTGTACCTGTCCTAATTATGGCCTTAACTTCATTTTTGCTTAAAGGAACATGTAGGTTTATTTGCTTTAATCTAAGGGTTTGCTTGGCTAGGATATCCACTTCTTCATTTCCCTCCACACCTACATGTGCAGGAACCCACAGAAAGCTGGTGGATATGCCTTTGACTTTCAAATTGGGtaacatataaaatattttgttaaCAATATCTGTTCTGACTGAGGATTTGCTATACTTTATACTTATCAGAGCTGAAAAACTGTCAGAAAGAATAACTGTATTAtgtatttccttttttcctATCCATTGTAGTGCTAAAAGTATTACCAATAATTCTATGGAGTATACTGCCCgatggtctgatgtccttttctTAATATATAAATTACTTATTGGTATATGCACTGCCACACCTGTAAGTCCTGTTTTGGGGTCTTTAGAACCATCTGTAAACACAAGTACAGAGtttgaaaaatatttatttaagtagTTCTGTAATTTGTTCTCTTGTATTCTTTCTGAATATTAAGATCTACCTTTGGCAAGGGGAATAACCAAGGAGGAATGGGGGATATTGACACGGTGGGACTGTACTGCAATTTATGTAATCCCATGCCTCTTGCCTTTGCATTGCCAATCCATCCAAAGCTTTTATCATTTGTCTTACTGTATTCCCAGCAATTTCTTGTTATTTCATGGCAGGATGTGTATCCCATTGTCCCTGAAGATTAACCCAGTATGTCATCATTAGCttaattcttttttattcttagtGGCATTTCTCCCATTTCCACCTGCATTGCTGCTAATGGGGATGTTTTCAATGATCCACTACATATTCGCAAAGCCTGGGCTTGCAATGTGTCTGGTTGCTTAAGATTTGACTCTTATATTACGGCCTCTTACCCACAATTCCCCATCATCTGCATATAGACCgtttcaaatgaatattcatgagtccaggaagtgacgtagatgttcctaagacgcttccgcttggtggtaaacagcgctcagaacaatagtgattgaacacaactgcttcAATTCTTTTGCGCTAGTTCAGTTGTGATTTATTGACAGTATGTCTAAATTAAAGTTGTTCGGTTGGCGGATGTTCCCTCAGGCCGGGTACAAACTTGCTTTCAGAAATTAAAGTGAACAGATTTTCAAAAGAACGCACAGTGAAACGCTTGGATTGCTGCTGTAAATAGAGACGGCTGGATACCCACCATCAACTCttataattaatgtaatatatattatttcataataaaatattgtaaacaaATGTACTCAGTTGAACGCTGTTCTCATggtgtcttgtccctgacgtttagcttaagtgtattaaatacgcaggcgcttaatatttgtattaatagaacagaatagacaTAAAccttaaaaagtttacattttccTTAGAATACGATGTAAAAGCCATAACTATATAGGACTATATTTTGGGGAAATGTCACTATATGGAATTATTTTAACAGCTTAattagctgtaataattagcttagcttaatTATTAAATCACACGCAGACCTGTAAAGAAACGTGGttctacttttgtaatacaaaaagtaaacattCTATTTATGAATACATTGTGCTTAcaatagcttcttccagctcagaaatattgcgaagatgaagccttttctctgctattctgacctggaaaaagttattcatgcattcatttctgcaagaattgactactgtaattctctgtatattgggattaatcagtctctgttgcggcgcttgcaggtggtccagaatgcagcagcaaggttactgactaataccaagaaaagaaaccatattacaccagtccttgcctcactacattggctgcctgttcagcacaggattcagtttaaagtgcttttatttgtttttaaagcgcttaatggtcaagccccggcttatctcagtggtatgctttctcccgcaaccacacagcgatctttaagatcagccactcagaatttgttgactgttcctagggctcgtttgaagctaaaaggtgatcgtgcatttgcagtttatgctccgaggctatggaacactcgaCCTCCTactattcgacaagcaccttcggccgctgtttttaaatcactcctaaaaacatacctttataagctggcatttgaacagtgaggagttgtgttaattttaattgtttagtctatttgtatctgttttattttgtctcttactctgtatttttatttggttcttacttttttaatataatgttgtgttatgtatgcttattcgatgtacagcactttggtcaacgtaagttgttttaagagtgctttataaataaaatttacttacttacttacttacttacttactgtaaaatatttcatgtatttccagttaggctataaaaaatagttttagcattagctaatatgttctaattcagatgagaagtaattcactgtggtttgtcatatttttatcatattataatggctcttagctcaacagacacaaaaggggagatgacacaataatgattttaataattaattgtatgcgTCCAAACTGCGGTGTGCTTTCACTGCctctctggtgtaaacacactccGTTTCAACAGGGTAGTGATACACGTCTGGGTCTGTTACCTCGGGCAAACGTTTTAGGTCAGCGGAAAAATACTGACTTCTTAAATTCTCCTCAAAAGGGGCTGGTAAAGATACTTGATGatctatcattcatttctgcttATATCGCGTTTGTTTCGCGTTCGGGAGACTCGCAAAGTACGAGCTCGTCATGTTGACAgctggatggatgtttaaaaatggcgctaccggaaaggcgaaaggaacagacatgcgcagtagcgttgttattgtttaccctCATTGAAACGGTCTATAAAGATTtatataccatgtccactcactgtccactctattagacactcctacctagtttgtccaccatgtagatgtaaagtcagagacgatcgctcatctattgctgctgtttgagtcggtcatcttccagaccttcatcaatggtcacaggacgctgcctacggggcactgttggctggatatatttttggttggtggactattctcagtccagcagtgacagtgaggagtttaaaaactccagcagcgctgctgtgtctgctgagaatgatccaccacctaaataatacctgctctgtagtggtccggtgggggtcctgattattaaagaacagcatgaaagggggctaacaaagcatgcagagaaacagatggactacagtcagtaattgtagaactacaaagtgcttctatatggtaagtggagctgataaaatggacatccAAATGTTATGAGGATTCTGTAGCAGGTATCTGGCAACCCACCCACATGAAGGTTGACATTGCTGTTAAACATGGCGGCGGCCAGTGCATGCCGTCTCTCTGCAGTTTGTAGACAATTTCAGCGTGTTATTAAAATCTCTCCTGCAAACAAACCTCTCGGTTCATCACAAATATTAAACAACTATCAGTCCTGCTTACAGAGGTAAACTAATTCTGTCTTATTAACTACAAGCTAGGGTTTATTAACCTTCACTAGCATGAAAGAGAACAGTCACATTAGTGCAAATGTAGAATCAAcaataataaagtgttttatttaaatctaaataaGGGAGAATAATGAGTCTGTACTCAGCAATGCTTGATAATAAGCTGATTTTATTTTAGGCAGAAGGatggaggtcctgggttcaactgTTCCATACAGGGTCGTTTTCTGCACACATCCTGCACTAGACTGGGTTTGGAGGAATTTTTTGACCTTCCTGAAAACTGGGGAGAATCAACAGTTAAATCAGGTGGGGATTAGAACATAAAACCTTTCTAAACAAGCCAGTTGAGCTTGATTTTATATGAGCACACGATAAGGAAACGATAAATGTGACTAAATGTTAACCTTTGCTTAATAGTGATTAAAGTGACATTTTCTCTAAGCTGGTCAAAATGTCAGTA contains these protein-coding regions:
- the LOC134316700 gene encoding zinc finger protein 658B-like, whose protein sequence is MIVFLKNFIKQSNLKRHQRIHTGEKPYNCSECGKSFAQSSTLKTHQRIHTGKKPYHCLECGKSFAYSSALKVHQRIHTGEKLFYCSECGRRFAHSFALKLHQRIHTREKPYHCSECGKSFTQQSILRQHQRIHTGEKPYDCSDCGKSFARQSILQQHQRIHTGEKPYYCSDCGKIFAHGTAFKIHQRVHTGEKPYHCSDCGKSFARQSHLQQHQRNHRGEKLYYCLECGKSFAHSSALKIHQRIHTGEKPYHCSECGKTFAQECNLKRHQRIHTEKLHHC